A window from Mycolicibacterium tokaiense encodes these proteins:
- the mftD gene encoding pre-mycofactocin synthase MftD (MftD, an enzyme found in the mycofactocin biosynthesis locus, performs an oxidative deamination of 3-amino-5-[(p-hydroxyphenyl)methyl]-4,4-dimethyl-2-pyrrolidinone (AHDP). The resulting compound, now called pre-mycofactocin (PMFT), is a biologically active redox cofactor that can oxidize the non-exchangeable NADH of TIGR03971 family SDR-type oxidoreductases.), whose translation MARDTWFETVAIAQQRAKKRLPKSVYSSLISASEKGVTVTDNVESFAELGFAPHVVGASAKRDMATTVMGQNISLPVIISPTGVQAVDPDGEVAVARAAAARGTAMGLSSFASKPIEEVCAVNDKIFFQIYWLGGKEAILERAQRAKEAGAVGLITTTDWSFSHGRDWGSPKIPEQMNLKTMLKMSPEVLTKPRWLWEFGKQLSPPDLRVPNQGRRGEPGPTFFQAYGEWMGTPPPTWEDIAWLRERWDGPFMVKGIVRVDDAKAAVDAGVSAISVSNHGGNNLDGTPAAIRCLPAVAEAVGDQIEVLLDGGIRRGSDVVKAVALGARAVMIGRAYLWGLAAEGQTGVENVLDILRGGIDSALMGLGKSSIHDLTPDDILVPDGFTRTLGG comes from the coding sequence ATGGCTCGTGATACCTGGTTCGAAACCGTCGCCATCGCCCAGCAGCGGGCCAAGAAGCGACTGCCCAAATCGGTCTACTCCTCGCTGATCTCGGCCAGCGAAAAGGGCGTCACCGTCACCGACAACGTGGAGTCCTTCGCCGAGCTGGGGTTTGCCCCGCACGTGGTGGGCGCCTCGGCCAAGCGGGACATGGCGACAACGGTGATGGGGCAGAACATCTCGCTGCCGGTGATCATCTCCCCGACCGGGGTGCAGGCCGTCGACCCCGACGGCGAGGTGGCCGTGGCCCGCGCCGCCGCCGCCCGCGGCACCGCCATGGGACTGTCCTCGTTTGCCAGCAAGCCCATCGAAGAGGTGTGCGCGGTCAACGACAAGATCTTTTTCCAGATCTACTGGCTGGGCGGCAAGGAAGCCATCCTGGAGCGGGCCCAGCGGGCCAAGGAGGCCGGCGCGGTCGGGCTGATCACCACCACCGATTGGAGCTTCTCCCACGGTCGGGACTGGGGCAGCCCCAAGATCCCCGAGCAGATGAACCTCAAGACCATGCTCAAGATGAGCCCGGAGGTACTGACCAAGCCGCGCTGGCTGTGGGAGTTCGGCAAGCAACTGTCCCCGCCGGACCTGCGCGTGCCCAACCAGGGGCGCCGGGGCGAACCCGGACCGACGTTCTTCCAGGCCTACGGCGAATGGATGGGCACCCCGCCGCCGACGTGGGAGGACATCGCCTGGCTGCGCGAACGCTGGGACGGACCGTTCATGGTCAAGGGCATCGTGCGCGTCGATGACGCCAAAGCCGCTGTTGACGCGGGCGTTTCGGCCATCTCGGTGTCCAATCACGGCGGCAACAATCTCGACGGCACCCCGGCGGCCATCCGGTGCCTGCCCGCCGTCGCCGAGGCCGTGGGTGACCAGATCGAGGTCCTGCTCGATGGCGGCATCCGCCGCGGCAGCGACGTGGTCAAAGCCGTCGCCCTCGGAGCGCGCGCGGTGATGATCGGCCGCGCCTACCTGTGGGGTTTGGCCGCCGAAGGCCAGACCGGGGTGGAGAACGTCCTGGACATCCTGCGCGGCGGTATCGACTCCGCCCTCATGGGCCTGGGCAAATCCTCCATCCACGACCTCACCCCCGACGACATCCTCGTCCCGGATGGCTTCACCCGGACCCTCGGCGGCTGA
- the mftE gene encoding mycofactocin biosynthesis peptidyl-dipeptidase MftE, which produces MNSAYHRHVPHRSELGSSTSGQLHQFSSAVLVPVGSCEQHGPHLPLDTDTRIAAAVSSALAQRHPGYLVAPSVAYGASGEHESFPGTVSIGQDALHGVLVEFGRSACRWAPRVLLVNGHGGNVGALRSATRLLRYEGRDVAWSSCSVPGGDAHAGHTETSVLLYLSPSDVLMDRIRPGNSAPLAELMPRMRHGGVAAVSEVGVLGDPTTATAVDGARLFDGMVTACSERVTRWSPDADGMLR; this is translated from the coding sequence GTGAATTCGGCCTACCATCGGCACGTGCCCCACCGCAGCGAGCTCGGGAGTTCGACGTCGGGTCAGTTGCATCAGTTTTCGTCGGCGGTGCTCGTGCCCGTCGGCTCCTGCGAACAACACGGGCCCCATCTGCCGCTGGACACCGACACCCGGATCGCGGCGGCGGTCTCGTCCGCCCTGGCGCAGCGGCACCCCGGATACCTCGTGGCGCCTTCGGTGGCCTACGGCGCCAGTGGCGAGCACGAGTCCTTTCCCGGCACGGTCTCGATAGGGCAGGACGCCCTGCACGGTGTGCTGGTGGAGTTCGGCCGCTCGGCCTGCCGCTGGGCGCCGCGCGTGCTCCTGGTCAACGGACACGGTGGCAACGTCGGCGCGCTGCGTTCGGCCACCCGGCTGCTGCGCTACGAGGGGCGTGACGTGGCCTGGAGCTCGTGTTCGGTGCCGGGCGGCGACGCCCACGCCGGGCACACCGAAACCTCGGTCTTGCTGTATCTTTCGCCATCTGATGTGCTGATGGACAGGATCCGACCCGGCAACAGCGCGCCCCTGGCAGAGTTGATGCCGCGGATGCGGCACGGGGGAGTGGCGGCGGTGAGTGAGGTGGGAGTGTTGGGGGATCCGACCACCGCGACAGCGGTCGACGGCGCACGACTGTTCGACGGGATGGTGACCGCATGTTCGGAACGGGTGACCCGGTGGTCGCCGGATGCCGACGGGATGTTGCGATGA
- the mftF gene encoding mycofactocin biosynthesis glycosyltransferase MftF (Members of this protein family, MftF, are glycosyltransferases, members of PF00535 (glycosyl transferase family 2). The encoding gene is found as part of the mycofactocin cassette, in Mycobacterium tuberculosis, many other Actinobacteria, and occasional members of other lineages. Mycofactocin itself, a putative redox carrier, is a heavily modified derivative of the C-terminal Val-Tyr dipeptide of the mycofactocin precursor MftA (TIGR03969).) — protein sequence MAETRLPDGFAVQIDRRVKVLGAGAALLGGSPARLLRLAPAAQDMLDGGRLEVYDATSATLARTLLDATVAHPRPAGGPGYRDVTIVIPVRDNTFGVKRLVASMRGLRVLVVDDGSAIPVSVADFAGTHCDVEVLRHPVSRGPAAARNTGLAASHTDFVAFLDSDVVPRRGWLEALLGHFCDPAVALVAPRIVGMSATDNLVGRYEAVRSSLDLGHREAPVVPYSTVSYVPSAAIICRRRTVAELGGFDETMHSGEDVDLCWRLVESGARLRYEPIALVAHEHRTKVRDWLARKAFYGTSAAPLSRRHPDKTAPMVVSAPTVVMWLLVALGTRLGYLASLVAVGVTGRRVANAMAAPETGRRDVVAVTGRWLGSSVLQLASAICRHYWPAALLAAVCSHRCRRIVVLAAVFDGVVDWLSRRHHADEDTRPLGLPAYVVLKRLDDLAYGTGLWAGVVRERNLRPLRPQFRL from the coding sequence GTGGCCGAGACCCGGCTGCCGGACGGCTTCGCCGTGCAGATCGACCGCCGGGTCAAGGTGCTGGGCGCCGGGGCCGCGCTTCTCGGTGGCTCACCCGCGCGGTTGCTCAGACTGGCCCCGGCGGCGCAGGACATGCTCGACGGCGGCCGCCTCGAGGTGTACGACGCCACCAGCGCCACCCTGGCCAGGACCCTGCTGGATGCCACCGTGGCCCATCCCCGGCCGGCCGGTGGCCCCGGGTACCGTGACGTCACCATCGTGATCCCAGTGCGCGACAACACCTTCGGTGTCAAGCGACTGGTGGCCTCCATGCGCGGACTGCGGGTGCTGGTGGTCGACGACGGTTCGGCGATACCGGTGAGCGTGGCGGATTTCGCCGGCACCCACTGCGATGTCGAGGTGCTGCGGCACCCGGTCAGCCGGGGGCCGGCCGCCGCCAGGAACACCGGGCTGGCGGCCAGCCACACCGACTTCGTGGCGTTCCTGGACTCCGACGTGGTACCGCGCCGCGGCTGGCTGGAGGCCCTGCTGGGTCACTTCTGCGATCCCGCCGTGGCGCTGGTGGCCCCGCGCATCGTCGGGATGTCGGCCACCGACAACCTGGTGGGCCGTTACGAGGCGGTCCGGTCCTCGCTGGACCTGGGCCACCGCGAGGCGCCCGTGGTGCCGTACAGCACGGTGTCCTACGTGCCCAGCGCAGCCATCATCTGCCGGCGTCGCACCGTGGCCGAGCTGGGCGGCTTCGACGAGACCATGCACTCCGGTGAAGACGTCGACCTGTGCTGGCGGCTGGTCGAGTCGGGCGCCCGGCTGCGGTATGAACCCATCGCCCTGGTGGCCCACGAACATCGCACCAAAGTCCGGGACTGGTTGGCGCGTAAGGCTTTCTACGGTACCTCGGCGGCACCGTTGTCTCGCAGGCATCCCGACAAGACCGCGCCGATGGTGGTGTCGGCGCCCACCGTGGTGATGTGGCTGCTGGTGGCGCTGGGCACCCGGCTCGGTTACCTGGCCTCTCTGGTGGCCGTCGGCGTCACCGGGCGGCGGGTGGCCAACGCCATGGCGGCGCCGGAGACGGGGCGTCGTGACGTGGTGGCGGTGACGGGTCGCTGGCTGGGGTCGTCGGTGTTGCAGCTGGCATCGGCCATCTGCAGGCACTACTGGCCGGCGGCGCTGTTGGCGGCCGTCTGCTCGCACCGGTGCCGGCGAATCGTGGTGCTGGCAGCCGTGTTCGACGGTGTGGTGGACTGGCTGTCGCGGCGACATCACGCCGACGAGGACACCAGACCGCTGGGGCTGCCGGCGTATGTGGTGCTCAAACGCCTCGACGACCTGGCGTACGGCACCGGACTGTGGGCCGGTGTGGTCCGCGAACGCAACCTGCGGCCACTGCGCCCGCAGTTCCGCCTTTGA